CGTCGCAATCATCAGGTCGAGACGCGCGCCGTCTCCACGCGGCCATTCATCCTTTGACGATCTCGTCGTACAGCTTGTCGCCCACCCGCTGATTCACCCAGCTCGACGGGTGACCGGTGTAGTAATAGAAATACGTCCTGGGATCGGCGCAGGGTGGCGCCTTCTTCTCGCCCAGCTCCACGCTGAAGGCGCACGGGTCGCTGGTGTTGGTGATGCCATAAGCCTGCGGGTGACTGATGATCTCGTCGATATAACGCCCCCACTGGCTGAGCCGGATGTCGATGCCCAGCTGCCCACGCAATGCCGGCACCAGCTTTTCGTAAGCAGGATTGAGCCGCTTCGCCGCCTCGGCAAAGTCCGGCACTTTCACGGGCAGCAACGCCAGTACGACATGACGCGCCCCCACCGACTTCAGCAACGTGATCTGCCGAGTGATATTCGCCACGGAGACATCAAGTGGCGTCTTGTCATCATTGAGGCCGCCCGCGATGAAGAACAGCGTGGTGTCCGGATCAAAGGTAATCGCCTTGCCGCGCACCCGCGCTGCAAAGTCCTGCACCTGATTGATCATGCCCACTTCCAGCAGCAGGCCATTTGTATTCACGCCGGGATTGAGGCCGGTGGCCGCACCCGCCACGGCGAAATCGATACTTCCCTCATCGGCGTCCTTTTCCCGCGAATGCCGCAACGGCAGATTCAGGCGCTTCGCCAGGTAGGCCACCGACGTAGGCCCGTTACCCGCCAGGAACCCCGCCCCCATGTCGGAGTAGCTGTCACCAAACACGTAGAGGCGCTGGATATCCGCACTGGCCCGCGCGGGCGCGACCGCCAGCCACGTGCCCAGAAGAACGAGAAAGCCAAACAGCAGCCGCATGGGACGCTCCGGGTGGCGATGCCGAACTCGACAGGAAGAAGCGCAGGCTACTCCCGCGTAGAAAAGGTGCGGTAGCACGGCGGCCGCCACTGGCGTACGGCCAGGCGACGCGGGAAAAGCGGCAAGGCAGCACCAAGGCGTTCCCGCCCGCGTGGCTCAATCCCTGAAATGAATCGCCGCATGCGTGCCATCGCAGAAGGGCTTGTTCTTCGATTGCCCGCAACGACACAGCGTGACGCGGTTGCGCACTTCATAGGCGAAACCGTCGGCGGCGATCACGGGGATACCACCGCGCAGCCATAGTGGCCCGCTGCACTTTTCCACCGGATCTTCGATCAGCCCAATGGACACCGGCAGTGGATTTTCCACGGGCTCGCCGGTGCTCCTGTCCCACGCCACCAGGCGGCCGGAGGGACACCGGTTGACCTGGCGAAGGAAGTTCTCGCGCACCTGCGGGTTTTCCGTGTCGGCAACCTGGCTCCACACCTGCCCGTTGGGATCGCAGTAGCGGGCGAACGCGCAGAGGTTTTCCACGTCCGTCAGTGCATGCACAGGCCCGTTCATCACCTTCGCCTGATCCAGGTACGGCTCGCGTGGTGCCGTTTCCGTGCCGTCAAAGCCCACCTTCTGGTGCGAGCCATCGCAGAACGGCTTGGACTTCGAGTGACCGCAGCGACACAGCGCATAAGTGGCGGCGTGTTCCAGCGGCGGGCCTTCCTCCCATGCCTGCGAACCGCCCTCGGCATCGGCGACGGTGGTCTGTTTCGCCAGCGCGATATCGCCCACCACCAGATAGGGGCCGTTCTTGGAAACGGTCACCTGAGCGTGTGCCTTTGGCCGTGTCATGGGATGCCCCTTCTGCACCGGGAAACCCAACCATGCCCCCGTGTATGGAGTGACCGCGTGAATGCGCCGGGAAACGGTACGGGGCCATATACCGCCCGCCACATGACCAGAAAGAACGCACCCGCAAGGCCGACAGTCAAAACCCGCCGGTACTTTTTCACCTCACCGGTTTCGCTATTCTCCAGCCCCCCACGCAATACTCAGGCGCAGGTTTCCCATGACGAATCGACTCTTGCTCTACCCCCTGCTCGCCGCCATGGCAGCCACCGGCGCGGTGGCGTCAAATGCAGCCCGGGCAGCGGACGCGCCCAAGGTCATCTCGCCCGATACCTTGCCTGCCGTGCAGGTATCCGAAGGTGTGAGGCTGAAAGAACTGACCGGGCGCGCGGCGCCGGCCGGTGCCCGCTCCACGCTGGGCAGCGTGGCCCTGTTCGAGCTCGACCCGGGCCACGCCAGCGCATGGAGCCACAACAAAGCCGGCGAAGAATCCTTCTTTATCCTGCAAGGTCACGGCGACGTCTGGACCGGCAACACCGCCCACGCCGTCGGCCCCGGCGACTACATCCTGATTCCGCCGGCCGTGGTCCGCTCCATCCGCGCCAGCAAGGGCGAAGTGCTGAAGTTCTACGCCATCACCACGCCGGCGTGGAGCAAGGATGACGATGTGCTGGTGCCAGCGCCGGCCGGGGCGCCGAAGTAACAAAACCGGCTAGGTGCCGGGTTCACTTTCCAAAGCCGGAAGTGGACCGGCGCCCGCCAGCACCCCCGTTTCTCAGCCCCTTCTGATTGCGTCGTTTTCCTGAGCCTTTGCACGATGCCAAAGGCTGCCGACCGGCTGCCCTTACGGCACCCCGGTCGCGCGAGACCCAGGAGAAACCCCGTGATCACGGCGACTCATTCCTTACGCAGCATCGCCAACGTTGTCCTGGCCATGGCCGCGCTGGTAATGGCATCGATGGTGCTGTTCTCGATGATCGCCGCGCCGCAAACCGCGCCGGCCCGATTTGGCCCCACCGACCTCCCCACGCTGACCTTCGTGGTGGCGCTTGCCATCGTGTCCGGCGTTCTCGGGTGGCGCTCATGGCGTAGGCGCAGCGAGGGTAGCGCCGCGTTCCTGCTGATCATCCATGGTGCGGCCTGCCTCATGCTGGTGGCATGTCTCGCCCTGTACGTGGTGAACCTTTAGCGGCGAGCAGAAAGCACCAGGAAAGGAACGCAGCCCGTTCCACGGGCCCACCCTTTTCGCCTCAGAACTTTTTTGCGGAAACAGCGGTTTTTTACGACTTCTAAAGGTTCCCTCAATGAGTAACAAACGATCACTCGCCTAATCTGACCCTGCTCCCGAGAGAAAAGCAGGTCTCCACGGAGCGAGCGACCGCCCTACTGGCGGAGCACCACCAGCCTAGTCAGCACGGCTTGATGGACAGATGGGCGGCCACCCAAGGGCCGCCCATTTCCTTTTGGGGAATCCGGTACGCGTCAGCGTAGATGCGATCAGAAAGGAACCAAGGGCGAACCCACTTCCCGGATAGAAGACCCGCCCCCTCTCCGAGGGGGCCCGTCGAGCCCGATGGGCAGCCCGGGCCCGACGCCCGGCATGGCGCGCCAACGGCGCACGCACCGAAACCCGGTCAGCCGCCCGTTACCCCCAACCCAACGACGACAACCACCGCCAGCAGCGCCGGCAGAGCCACCACCACCAGCTCCACCGCACGCAAGACAGGACGTGGCCGCGCCAGCTTCCAATAGGCGAGCACGGCCAACACCAGCGCCACCAGCGAAATCATCCCTGACAGAAACAAGGTATCCAACAGGATGCCGAGCACCGGCATGCCGCAAGCGACCCCGTGAGCCTGCTTCTGAGCGCGGGCAATGGCATCGCCCTGCAGGTGGCCCCATAAGGGCACGGCGATGAAGGCGATGGCGGTGAGCAGCAAGGAGAGCGTTCTTTTCATTCGAAGAAAAAGCGGTCCGGACGCGTTTCTGAAAAATAGCACTCCGCATCCTTTTCTTGCTTGACCACTTTCTTGCCGATTTCCGACACCCGAGAACGGAAGTGGTCCGCCCATTTGTTCCGCCCACTCTCGACTGAAAGCCGCTTGCTTTCGGAGGCTTCCGATTGAAATCAGTTTGCCCAGCCGGTGACTTTTGGACAGGGCACCTGACAGAAATCGCTCAATCGTCCCCCCCTGCTCACAAAGGACTGTCGATGAACGCATGCCAGACTTCAAAGCGTATTCCCGCCCACGCGGCAGCTGGAACCATGACGACCGGGGTTGCCCCACCTAAGTCAGCCTTGGCCAGGACGCTCATCGGCGAAAACCGCTCTCTGTGCATCGGTAGCACGGCTAAACGGCGTATTGCCGATGGCAATCACACGCTCGTGGGCGCTGAGTTTCTCCGCAAGTTCGGCAAGGCGGAAGCTCTTTCCGGCACCGTTCTCACCGACTAATAGAGTGATGGAAGGCCCTGGGCCGTTCAGCACAGAGGACACTTGATCATCCATCCAGTTACCCCGTTTATGTTTGGGTAAATCCGATGTGCAAGGAGAGGCATGCCGATCTGTATCGACACCTCGGGTATCCCCATTGGGCTTCTGACGGCAAATCCAAAACAGGCGTCAGAAGCCGTTTACTGAAAAAAGTGCACTCTGGCCCCTGATTTGGACCTCTGATTTGGACCCCTGACTTGGACCCCTGATTTGTTATTTCTTCCGCGTGGGGCGCTTGGCTGCCTCTACCTGCCGAATGACATAACTCATCATTTTGTTGCTAGTCACGACAGAGAAGTTGTCACTCGCAACCTCGTCTATCGCATCCAAAGCGGAACTTATCTTGTCATCCAAGCCAATAACATCGGGAACATAGCCGCTCTGTAGCTCGGTAGTCAGATCCAATGCCTCTTGCAATGCCTCTTGTGCGAGATCCAAAGCCACTAAGGCAAACTCCAGCCGTGTGTCGCGAGTAATCGCTGAAAGCATCTCAGCCACTCGATCCTCAGGCTCCAAAGGCATATTCGAAGGTACTTTCTTTCTTCCCAGAACTCCCCCTCGCTCACGCATGGCATGAGCTCGTCAAAGTCACCAGTACATCATCGCTACCGACTCTCACACTCCAACGCGGCAAGGACGAAAAGCCAGAAAATCTAGGCAATTCCGTATCGACTACTTGCCGGTGCGGACCGACCCACCATGCTGATTCATCAACTCGGCGAACTTGGCCCATGAAAGGCGCTTCTTATTTACCGAGTTACCGGCCGGCAGCCACTCAATATTTCCCTTACTGATTAATACCGTACCAAGCTTGCTGCCGTCCTTTTTGACTTCGACTTTGACGTCCTTATGAAGCACAAACTTCGTCGAAATATCCATCGTTACTTCGTGTGCCATCTGCTCTCTCCCTTGAATTGATCGCTAAGTAAATCCAATATTTCCTGGGCCCGAACGCTCACTTGGGCACGAAAAAAAGGTGACTGCAAGCAGTCACCTTTTTCAATTCGACTCCAATCAGATTGGCTTTAACCGCACTTGCTATACCCACAATTCAAACAAGTCTGGCACCCATCCATCAGCACCAGCGCCTGGGTGTTGCACTTGGCGCAGAGGGTGGCGCCGGGCGGGAAGCCGCTGGCATTGGATTCGGGCTGGGCCTCGGAGGCAGCAGCCGGCGCGGCGCTCTTGCCGGTGGCGGCGGCTTCATAGGCGGCGCGCTTTTCGGCGATGAGCTTGCGGGTGGATTCGTCCATCTCCGGGTCGTGGATCAGGCCGATGGTCTTCATGTGCTGCTCAATCACCGCGCCGATCTCGGCGACGATGCTGGGCATGTAGATGCCGCCGGCCTTGAAGTAGCCGCCGCGGGGGTCGAACACGGCCTTCATCTCTTCCACCAGGAAGGTGACGTCGCCGCCCTTGCGGAACACGGCGGAGATGATGCGGGTAAGCGCCACGATCCACTGGAAGTGGTCCATGTTCTTCGAGTTGATGAAGATCTCGAAGGGGCGGCGCTGTTCGTGCGGGGTGCCGGCGTTGAGCACGATGTCGTTGACGGTGACGTACAACGCGTGTTCGAACAGCGGCGACTTGATCTTGTAGGTGGAGCCGACGAGCGTTTCGGGGCGCTCCAGGCTCTCGTGCATCTGGATGACTTCCGCCTTGGGCGCCTCTTTGGGGGCGGCCGGCTGGGCGGCGGGTGCGGCGGCGGACGCGGCCTTGTCCTCGGGCTTGACGACGTTGTAGCCCTTGATCTTCTTTTCGATCTTGATCGCCATGGTGTGGTTCTCTTGGTGGAACCCCATGCGGCTCCCCGTCGTTTCCTGGCCGCTCGCCTGACTGGCAGGGAAGGCGCTGGATTCCTGCTTTCGCAGGAATGACGGGTTGGGAGGTTGAGGTTCTTGTGGTTCGGGTGGTGCAGGCGGCTCGCGTCGCGGAAACAACCCGGCCCGGCGTTGGCACGCCGGGCCGGATCGGGTGCTACTTACTTACGGCGTGCGGACTTCTTGGCGACCTTGCGGACGGCCTTCTTCACGCTCGCCTTCTTGCTGGCAGTGGACCTCTTGACCGCCTTGGCGGCGGTCTTCTTACCGGCGGCCTTCTTGACCGTCTTCTTCACGGCCTTGGTGGCCGCCTTCTTGCTGCTGACCTTACGGACTGCCTTCTTGGCAACCTTCTTGGCGGCGGCCTTCTTCACCGCCTTCTTCACCAACTTCTTGGCAACGGCCTTCTTGACCGCCTTCTTCACGGCCTTCTTGGCGGCTGCCTTCTTGACCGTCTTCTTCACGGCCTTCTTGGCGGCTGCCTTCTTGACGGCCTTCTTCACGGTCTTCTTGGCGGCAGCCTTCTTGACCGCCTTCTTCACGGTCTTCTTGGCAGCGGCCTTCTTCACCGCCTTCTTGGCGGCCTTCTTGGCCGGAGCTGCCTTCTTGGCCGCAGCCACCTTCTTCTTGGCGCGTGCCTTCTTGGGCTTGGCGACCGGGGCCACTTCGACCACGGGCACTTCGACCGGCGCGTCAACGACCGCTACGATTTCTTCTTTCACATCAAACTCAGTATCGATGGACATGCGGGTATTCCCCTCCGACGTGGATTCTGGAACTAGTGTTGAGTGCCTTGCCACCGGGTATTCGGTATTGCTCTTGGCAGTGGGTCGGTGCCTGTTCCCAGGCAACCGGTACGTAGTTTAGAACTTTCCGTAATACCCTTCCTTCAAGGCATCGAACAAATTGGCGGCGGTGTGCATTTCGCCGTCGTATTCCACTTCTTCGTTGCCTTTCAGTTCCACAACACTACCGTCCTCCAATTCGAAGCGGTAGAGGGTGCTCTCCAGATCGGCCTCTTTGACGAGCACGCCCTGGAACGCCGCCGGGTTGAAGCGGAAGGTGGTGCATCCCTTCAAGCCCTGTTTATAGGCGTAAAAGTAGATGTCCTTGAAGTCTTCGTACGGGTAGTCGGTGGGGACGTTGGCCGTCTTGGAGATGGAGGAGTCGATCCACAGCTGCGAGGCAGCCTGGATATCCACGTGCTCCTTGGGGGTGATGTCGTCGGCGGCCACGAAGTATTCGGGCAGCTTGGACTTGGGGTCGTCCGAGAAGGGCATGGCGTCGGCGTTGATCAGGGCGCGGTAGGCCAGCAGCTCGTAGCTGTAGACCTCGACCTTTTCCTTGGTCTTGCGGCCTTCGCGGATCACGTTGCGCGAGTAATGGTGGGCAAAGCTGGGCTCGATGCCGTTGCTGGCGTTGTTGGCCAGGGACAGGGAGATGGTGCCGGTGGGCGCGATGGAGCTGTGGTGGGTGAAGCGGGCGCCGGTTTCGGCGAGCTGTTCCACCAGGTTGGGCGCCACGCTGGCCACGCGCTGCATGTAGCGGCTGTACTTGGCATGGAGCACGCGGCCGGGGATGGAATCCCCCACCTTGTAGCCGTCGGCGGCCATTTCCGGGCGCTTGCGCAGCATGTCGCCGGTAACGGTGTAGTCGCGGGCGAGCACCGGGGCGGGGCCCTTTTCCTTGGCCAGGTCCAGCGCCACTTCCCAGCCGGCCACGGCCATTTCACGCGAGACGTCCTCGGTGAAGCTGACCGATTCGGCGGTGCCGTAGCGCATCTTGAGCATGGTGATGGTGGAACCCAGGCCCAGGAAGCCCATGCCGTGGCGACGCTTGGAGATGATCTCGTTGCGCTGCTGCTCCAGCGGCAGGCCGTTGATCTCCACCACGTTGTCCAGCATGCGGGTGAACACCTTGACCACTTCGCGGTACTCGTCCCAGTCGAAGCGGGCCTTGGGGCCGAAGGGGTCGCGCACGAAGGTGGTCAGGTTGATCGAGCCGAGCAGGCACGAGCCGTACGGCGGCAGGGGCTGCTCGCCGCAGGGGTTGGTGGCGCGGATGTGCTCGCACCACCAGTTGTTGTTCATCTCGTTGACCTTGTCGATCAGGATGAAACCCGGCTCGGCAAAGTCATAGGTGGACACCATGATCATGTCCCACAGGTGGCGCGCGCGGATGTGGCCGTAGATCTTGCAGGCCACCAGGCCGTCTTCGCGCTCCACGTAGTTCTCGTGGGTGGCCCATTCGCGCCACACGATCTTGGTGCTGTCGGTGAGGTCGACCTCGTCCTGTTCCTTCACGTGCACCGGGAACACCAGCGGCCAGTCCTGGTCGTGCTCCACCGCCTGCATGAAGCCGTCGGTGATCAGCAGGGACAGGTTGAACTGGCGCAGGCGGCCGTCTTCGCGCTTGGCGCGGATGAATTCCTTCACGTCCGGATGGCTGACGTCGAACGTGCCCATCTGCGCACCGCGGCGACCGCCAGCGGAGGAGACGGTGAAGCACATCTTGTCGTAGATATCCATGAAGGACAGCGGGCCGCTGGTGTAGGCACCGGCGCCCGACACGTACGCGCCGCGCGGACGCAGCGTGCTGAACTCGTAGCCGATGCCGCAGCCGGCCTTCAGCGTGAGGCCCGCCTCGTGCACCTTCTCCAGGATGTCGTCCATGGAGTCACGGATGGTGCCGGACACGGTGCAGTTGATGGTGGACGTGGCCGGCTTGTGTTCCAGCGCGCCCGCGTTGGAGGTGATGCGACCGGCGGGAATGGCACCGCGGCGCAGCGCCCACAGGAAACGCTCGAACCAGTGGTCGCGCAGTTCCGGCGTGGCTTCCACGTCGGACAGGGCGCGGGCAACGCGCTGGTAGGTTTCGTCAACGCTGCCGTCGACCGGCGCGCCCGACTTGGCCTTCAGGCGGTACTTCTTGTCCCAGATATCGAAGGACGCGGGCTGCAGCGGAATGGCGGCATCGCGGTTTACGGCTGGTGCACGCATGGTGCTCATCGGCTTCCTGACCTCCCGGTATGACCTTTCGGCCCCGTGTTGGTTTGTTCTGTTCGGCTAAGCCGCTCGCATCGAGTAAACGCAGGGTGCGAACCCCGCGCCTGTTGCCCGATGCTCGCGTTCCCTGCCCGACCCGCTGACCCTCTCCCCCCGAGAGTGCCCCGTGACACCAGCTCTTGGGTGACCAACCTGCCATGTCACACAAGATGTTGTGGTCGCGAACGGGAGAGAAAGTTACCCCTGCCCTTGGCCGATGTAAAGTAATTTTCGTCAGTGCGCGACCCGGGGAACCGTCGCTGCGGCAATGAGTCGAACCACCGTCGATTCCACCCGTGAAAAAGGAGCTTCCATGCCTGCCCGTTTCGCTTGCCGCCTGGCTGCCGCCGCCTTCGTGCTGGCTGTCGCGACACCGTCGGCCAGCTACGCAACGTTGCCACCCACCGTGGACGGACAGCCGCTGCCGTCACTGGCGCCGATGCTGGAGAAAGTGACGCCGGCGGTGGTGAACATCTCCACCAAGACGCGCGTGCAGGTGCGCAACCCGTTCTTCGACGACCCGGTGTTCCGCCAGTTCTTCGGCATGCAGGGCGCGCCGCGTTCGCGCGTGGAGCAGAGCCTGGGTTCGGGCGTGATCGCGGACGCGGCCAAGGGCTACATCCTCACCAACAACCACGTGGTGGGCGGCGCCGACGACATCACGGTGACGCTGCAGGATGGCCGCGACTTCAAGGGCAAGCTGGTGGGCACCGACCCGGACACCGACGTGGCGGTGGTGCAGATCCAGGCCAGCAACCTGCAGGCGCTGCCTACGGCGGATTCGTCGAAGCTGCGCGTGGGTGATTTCGTGGTGGCGGTGGGCGATCCGTTCGGCCTGGGGCAGACGGTGACCTCGGGCATTGTCTCCGCGCTGAGCCGCTCGGGCCTGGGCGGCACGGGCTTCCAGAACTTCATCCAGACCGATGCCTCGATCAACCCGGGCAACTCCGGCGGCGCGCTGGTGAACCTGCGCGGCGAGCTGGTGGGCATCAACACCATGATCATCTCGCCCTCGGGCGGCAACGTGGGCATCGGCTTTGCCATCCCCACCAACCTGGCCGGCGAGGTGATGCAGCAGTTGGTCGCGCACGGCAAGGTCAACCGCGGCAACCTGGGGCTGGAGACGCAGGACATCACCCCGCGCATTGCCAAGGTGCTGGGACTGAAGGACAACAACGGCGCGGTGGTGACGCGCGTAACCACCGGCTCGGCCGCCGACAGTGCGGATATCCAGACCGGTGACGTGATCACCGCCGTCGACGGCAAGCCGGTGCGCAACGCGCAGGACCTGCGCAACGCCGAGGGCCTGCTGCCCATTGGCAGCACGGTGAAGCTCACCGTGCAGCGCAGTGGCGCCACGCGCGAGGTGACCGCCAAGCTGGTGCCGGAGAAGCTGGCCACGGTGGACGGCGCCAAGCTCGATGCACGCCTGGCCGGCGTCACCTTCAGCGAACTCACGCAGAACCTGCGCAGCCAGGGCCTGGGCGGGGTGAGCGTGGGTGCGGTGCAGTCAGGCAGCCGCGCGGCGCGCGCCGGGCTGCAGGCCAACGACATCGTGATCGGCATCAACAACCTTCGCATTCCGGACCTGCGCACCCTGCAGCAGCTGACCGGGGTGAATCCGCGGCAGCTGGTGCTGGTGGTTTCGAATGATGAGGGGGTGAGGTATGTGGAGATTCGTTGAGGGGTAAAGCCGACTCTGTGTGGTGAAGGGTGAGGCGCCTTTGCTCTGCCCACATCACACAGAAAAGCCCCAAAACATCACCCTCAACCTCCCGCCTCTAGTCGCACCCCATCGTGCGACGCTCACCTCCCGGCGCGAGTTGCGCTAACGGTGGATGAATGCGGCGGGCGTTGCGTGGCCCGCGTCGCGTTTTTATGCGGCCCAGCGGTAGGAATACGCTTGCGGATTGGCCGGGAGCTGGATGAAATAGCCGGGTTACATCTGCACGCGTCCGTTCCAGGCGGCTCGCGAACGCCAATCATCATTCCGGGGTGCTCCACCGCCATGTCACGACGTCTTTCCCGCTTGCTCATCGTTGCGCTGATTTCCTCCTGCGCAGCCACCGGCGCCTTCGCCGCCGGCAAAACCACCACCAAGTCGACCAAGAAGCCTGCTACCCCGCCGCCGCCGGCGCTGGTGTGGCGTGGTGACTACGCCACCGCTCGCGGTGTGGTGGAAGACGTGGCCAAGGCATACGAGAAGAGCGGAAAGGGCCGCATCGACGTGCAGCCGTTCAACACGGCCTCGGGCCTGGATGCCGTGGAGCATGGCCTGGCCGATATCGCCGGCAGCGCACGCAGCAGCTCCAACGATACGGAAAGCACCCTGCTGTTCACACCAGTGGCGTTCGACGCACTGGTGATGGTGACGCACCCCTCCAACAGCGTGCCCAACCTGACCGCCAAGCAGCTGCACGACATTTACCTGGGCAAGATCACCAACTGGCGCGACGTGGGCGGCAAGGACGCACCGATCGACCTGTATGCGGTGGCCAGCCCGGGCGACGGCGTGGAATACAGCCTGCGTCGACTGCTGTTCGGCCGCGGCAACCAGCCGGTGGCCGCGCCGCGTCTGTACGTCAATACGGCCAAGCTGGAAGAAGCCGTGACGCTTGATCCGAATGCACTGGGCGTGACCACCCTGTCCGGCGTGGCCAACAACGCCAAGGTGCGCATGATCAGCATCGAGGGCGTGGCCCCGAGCCTGGCGACCGTTTCCGACGGCAGCTACCAGCTGTACACCCCGCTGTTCCTGGTGACCAACAAGGAAAGCCCGAAGGCCGCGCAGATTGCCGGCTTCATGCAGTTCCTGCTTACCGACGAAGTGAAGAGCCTGGCCCGCGCGCACCACCTGGTGCCGTACGTCGAAGCGCATCAGCTGGCCCAGAACGACAAGGCCCGCCGCGAGAAGCTGCTGGCCGAAGCCGGTTCCAAGGCCGACGTGGTCGACGACCCGGCGCTGACGCAGCCGCAGCTGCCTGTCGCGCCGACGGCCGCCGCCGAAGCCGCACCGGCTACCGCAGCCGCCGCCGAGAAGAGCGGCTCCGCCGCCGCAGGCGAGACCTACACGGTGTCCAAGGGCGACACGCTCGGCGGCATCGCCAAGAAGTACTCGGTGACGGTGGCCCAGCTGAAGGAATGGAACCACCTGAGCAGCGACAACGTGAAGCTCGATCAGGTGCTCAAGGTCAGCGGCAACTGATTGCCCGCGTGCGCATCCGCGCCCTGACGCTGGACCTGGACGACACCCTGTGGCCGGTACTCCCGGCCCTGGAGCGGGCAGACCACGACGTTGACGCGTACCTGCGCCAGCACTATCCCGACGTAGCGCGCGCATGGCCCATCCCGGCCATGCGCGCCCTGCGCGCCGAAGTGGCCGCCGAGCGCACCGACCTCGCCCACGATTTCACGGCGCAACGCCACCTGACCATGCGTCGGGCGTTCACCACCTGCGGCATCGACGAGGTACCGCTGGAAATCCTCTGGGAAATCTATTTCTCGGCGCGCAACAGCGTCGACCTTTTCCCCGACAGCCTGCCCGCCCTGCAACGCATCGCCAGCCGCTGGCCCGTGGCCAGCCTGACCAACGGCAACGCCGACCTGGACCGCATCGGCATCCGCGAACACTTCGCCCATCACGTGAGCGCGCGTGACACCGGCATTCCCAAGCCCGACGCCCGCATCTTCCTCGCCGCCGCCGAGCGGCTGGGCATCGCGCCCGGGGAAATCCTGCACGTGGGCGACGACCCGGAACTGGATGTGGTTGGCGCACGCGATGCGGGTTTGCGCACGGCGTGGATCAACCGCGCGGGGCATCCGTGGCCGGGGGCGCTGGGTGCGGCGCCGGATCTGGATCTGCGCGACATGGTGGCGCTGGCGGATTGGCTGGACGCGCAGGGCTGACGCGGCTAGCTGGCGGCGTGGTATCGGCGGGGCGCTGCGGTCGCGCACAAGGTGCGCTCCTACAGGGGGTCTCGCATCGTGTGAAGCCCGTTCCTTTCTCGCCTCAGTGCTCACCCCAGTCCTCTCCCGAACGGGAGAGGACGAGCGACAGGTGATGTTCAACGTGAACCACCGAGTGGCAAGGAAGGATGTGCCTCGTAGAGGCACGACGCTCCGCGTTAAGTCCTCACAGCTTCGGCGCGTTGCGAAGCGCTTGGAAGTACCCGCTGTGTAGAGGCGGAGGTTGCCAAGCAACACCGTTCCTCAGCCGCTCGGGCTTTTCCCATCGGCATGCTGCCAGCCTTTAAGGCCATTTCTTTGGGTTACTTTTCTTTGGGCCAGCAAAGAAAAGTGACTCGGCCTCCGGCAGGAGGTCGAAACGCCCCCGCTGCGTAAGCGGCCAGATCGCGACGGCGCGCGAGACCAGAGGCCAAGAGCAAAGTCACTGGATTCCCGCCTTCGCGGGAATGACGGCTCTTTTGAAGGACCGAGGCAAGAGTGCCCCCTCACCCCAGCCCTCTCCCCGGCGGGGAGAGGGCGCAAGGTTGCGCGGTGAACGTGGAATCACGAAAACGTCAAGACGACGAATTTCCCGAATCAATCCGAACCGCGCCCTCGCCCCCCACCCCAAAAGCGCGCATCATTAAGCATCACC
The nucleotide sequence above comes from Dyella telluris. Encoded proteins:
- a CDS encoding SGNH/GDSL hydrolase family protein; protein product: MRLLFGFLVLLGTWLAVAPARASADIQRLYVFGDSYSDMGAGFLAGNGPTSVAYLAKRLNLPLRHSREKDADEGSIDFAVAGAATGLNPGVNTNGLLLEVGMINQVQDFAARVRGKAITFDPDTTLFFIAGGLNDDKTPLDVSVANITRQITLLKSVGARHVVLALLPVKVPDFAEAAKRLNPAYEKLVPALRGQLGIDIRLSQWGRYIDEIISHPQAYGITNTSDPCAFSVELGEKKAPPCADPRTYFYYYTGHPSSWVNQRVGDKLYDEIVKG
- a CDS encoding CDGSH iron-sulfur domain-containing protein, encoding MTVSKNGPYLVVGDIALAKQTTVADAEGGSQAWEEGPPLEHAATYALCRCGHSKSKPFCDGSHQKVGFDGTETAPREPYLDQAKVMNGPVHALTDVENLCAFARYCDPNGQVWSQVADTENPQVRENFLRQVNRCPSGRLVAWDRSTGEPVENPLPVSIGLIEDPVEKCSGPLWLRGGIPVIAADGFAYEVRNRVTLCRCGQSKNKPFCDGTHAAIHFRD
- a CDS encoding cupin domain-containing protein encodes the protein MTNRLLLYPLLAAMAATGAVASNAARAADAPKVISPDTLPAVQVSEGVRLKELTGRAAPAGARSTLGSVALFELDPGHASAWSHNKAGEESFFILQGHGDVWTGNTAHAVGPGDYILIPPAVVRSIRASKGEVLKFYAITTPAWSKDDDVLVPAPAGAPK
- a CDS encoding ATP-binding protein — protein: MDDQVSSVLNGPGPSITLLVGENGAGKSFRLAELAEKLSAHERVIAIGNTPFSRATDAQRAVFADERPGQG
- a CDS encoding NrdJb, coding for MAIKIEKKIKGYNVVKPEDKAASAAAPAAQPAAPKEAPKAEVIQMHESLERPETLVGSTYKIKSPLFEHALYVTVNDIVLNAGTPHEQRRPFEIFINSKNMDHFQWIVALTRIISAVFRKGGDVTFLVEEMKAVFDPRGGYFKAGGIYMPSIVAEIGAVIEQHMKTIGLIHDPEMDESTRKLIAEKRAAYEAAATGKSAAPAAASEAQPESNASGFPPGATLCAKCNTQALVLMDGCQTCLNCGYSKCG
- a CDS encoding histidine biosynthesis protein HisIE; the protein is MARHSTLVPESTSEGNTRMSIDTEFDVKEEIVAVVDAPVEVPVVEVAPVAKPKKARAKKKVAAAKKAAPAKKAAKKAVKKAAAKKTVKKAVKKAAAKKTVKKAVKKAAAKKAVKKTVKKAAAKKAVKKAVKKAVAKKLVKKAVKKAAAKKVAKKAVRKVSSKKAATKAVKKTVKKAAGKKTAAKAVKRSTASKKASVKKAVRKVAKKSARRK
- a CDS encoding adenosylcobalamin-dependent ribonucleoside-diphosphate reductase → MSTMRAPAVNRDAAIPLQPASFDIWDKKYRLKAKSGAPVDGSVDETYQRVARALSDVEATPELRDHWFERFLWALRRGAIPAGRITSNAGALEHKPATSTINCTVSGTIRDSMDDILEKVHEAGLTLKAGCGIGYEFSTLRPRGAYVSGAGAYTSGPLSFMDIYDKMCFTVSSAGGRRGAQMGTFDVSHPDVKEFIRAKREDGRLRQFNLSLLITDGFMQAVEHDQDWPLVFPVHVKEQDEVDLTDSTKIVWREWATHENYVEREDGLVACKIYGHIRARHLWDMIMVSTYDFAEPGFILIDKVNEMNNNWWCEHIRATNPCGEQPLPPYGSCLLGSINLTTFVRDPFGPKARFDWDEYREVVKVFTRMLDNVVEINGLPLEQQRNEIISKRRHGMGFLGLGSTITMLKMRYGTAESVSFTEDVSREMAVAGWEVALDLAKEKGPAPVLARDYTVTGDMLRKRPEMAADGYKVGDSIPGRVLHAKYSRYMQRVASVAPNLVEQLAETGARFTHHSSIAPTGTISLSLANNASNGIEPSFAHHYSRNVIREGRKTKEKVEVYSYELLAYRALINADAMPFSDDPKSKLPEYFVAADDITPKEHVDIQAASQLWIDSSISKTANVPTDYPYEDFKDIYFYAYKQGLKGCTTFRFNPAAFQGVLVKEADLESTLYRFELEDGSVVELKGNEEVEYDGEMHTAANLFDALKEGYYGKF